The proteins below are encoded in one region of Micromonospora pisi:
- a CDS encoding Tex family protein, producing the protein MTTSVHQRIAEELGVRERQVTAAVELLDGGATVPFIARYRKEVTGMLDDAQLRTLEERLRYLRELEERRAAILESIRSQGKLDEALEASLLAADSKARLEDIYLPYKPKRRTRAQIAREAGLEPLADQLLADPGLDPRATATAYVDAEKGVADPTAALDGARAILVERFAEDADLIGSLREQMWSRGRLTARVRDGQQETGAKFSDYFDFTEPYTRVASHRVLAMFRGEKEGVLDLSMDPEEVPQDDSAPVGPTRYELEIAARFGVADRGRPADRWLTDTVRWAWRTRILIHLGADLRMRLWQAAEDESVRVFATNLRDLLLAAPAGSRTTMGLDPGVRTGVKVAVVDATGKVLATDTIYPHEPRRQWDQSIDTLARLAKAHSVDLVAIGNGTASRETDKLAADLIKLHPGLNLTKVMVSEAGASVYSASAYASQELPGLDVSLRGAVSIARRLQDPLAELVKIEPRSIGVGQYQHDLSDVKLSRSLDAVVEDCVNGVGVDVNTASAPLLTRVSGIGAGLAENIVLHRDTHGPFRSRRALKEVPRLGPKAFEQCAGFLRIPDGDDPLDASAVHPESYPVVRRILASTGGDIGSLIGKSALLRALKPTDFVDETFGLPTVTDIIGELEKPGRDPRPAFRTATFAEGVEKIGDLTPGMLLEGVVTNVAAFGAFVDIGVHQDGLVHVSAMSNTFVKDPRDVVKSGDVVRVKVLDVDVPRKRISLTLRLEDEATAAAPRTGGGDRRERPTGERRDRGGADRGGADRGGSRGGGGQSRQGRGGGGGGGGGGNSAPSGAMADALRRAGLDKGLGGSGR; encoded by the coding sequence GTGACGACGTCTGTTCATCAGCGGATCGCCGAGGAGCTCGGCGTACGCGAGCGGCAGGTAACGGCCGCCGTCGAACTGCTCGACGGCGGGGCCACCGTGCCCTTCATCGCCCGTTACCGCAAGGAAGTCACCGGCATGCTCGACGACGCGCAACTGCGCACCCTCGAGGAACGGCTGCGCTACCTGCGGGAGTTGGAGGAGCGCCGGGCGGCGATCCTGGAGTCCATCCGCAGCCAGGGCAAGCTGGACGAGGCGCTCGAGGCGTCGCTGCTGGCGGCCGACTCGAAGGCCCGGCTGGAGGACATCTACCTGCCGTACAAGCCCAAGCGGCGGACCCGGGCGCAGATCGCCCGGGAGGCGGGCCTCGAACCCCTCGCCGACCAGCTTCTCGCCGACCCGGGACTCGATCCCCGGGCGACCGCGACCGCCTACGTCGACGCCGAGAAGGGCGTGGCGGATCCGACCGCCGCACTCGACGGCGCACGGGCGATCCTGGTCGAGCGGTTCGCCGAGGACGCCGACCTGATCGGGTCGCTGCGTGAGCAGATGTGGTCGCGGGGGCGGCTGACCGCCCGGGTACGCGACGGCCAGCAGGAGACCGGGGCGAAGTTCTCGGACTACTTCGACTTCACCGAGCCGTACACCCGGGTCGCCTCGCACCGGGTGCTGGCGATGTTCCGGGGCGAGAAGGAGGGCGTGCTCGACCTGAGCATGGACCCCGAGGAGGTTCCGCAGGACGACAGCGCCCCGGTCGGCCCGACCCGGTACGAGTTGGAGATCGCCGCCCGGTTCGGGGTCGCCGACCGGGGCCGGCCGGCGGACCGGTGGTTGACCGACACGGTGCGCTGGGCGTGGCGTACCCGGATCCTGATCCACCTCGGCGCGGACCTGCGGATGCGGCTCTGGCAGGCGGCCGAGGACGAGTCCGTCCGGGTCTTCGCGACCAACCTGCGCGACCTGCTGCTCGCCGCCCCGGCCGGCAGCCGGACCACGATGGGTCTCGACCCCGGCGTGCGTACGGGCGTGAAGGTCGCCGTGGTCGACGCGACCGGCAAGGTGCTCGCCACCGACACGATCTACCCGCACGAGCCGCGCCGCCAGTGGGACCAGTCCATCGACACCCTCGCCCGGCTGGCGAAGGCCCACTCGGTGGACCTCGTCGCGATCGGCAACGGCACCGCCTCACGGGAGACCGACAAGCTCGCCGCCGACCTGATCAAACTGCACCCGGGGCTGAACCTGACCAAGGTGATGGTCTCCGAGGCCGGCGCCTCGGTCTACTCCGCCTCGGCGTACGCGTCGCAGGAGCTGCCCGGCCTGGACGTGTCGCTGCGCGGCGCGGTCTCGATCGCCCGCCGGCTCCAGGACCCGCTGGCCGAACTGGTGAAGATCGAGCCGCGCTCGATCGGCGTCGGCCAGTACCAGCACGACCTCTCCGACGTGAAGCTCTCCCGTTCGCTGGACGCGGTGGTCGAGGACTGCGTGAACGGTGTCGGGGTCGACGTGAACACCGCCTCGGCCCCGCTGCTCACCCGGGTCTCCGGGATCGGTGCCGGGCTCGCCGAGAACATCGTGCTGCACCGGGACACGCACGGCCCGTTCCGGAGCCGCCGGGCGCTGAAGGAGGTCCCCCGGCTCGGGCCGAAGGCGTTCGAACAGTGCGCCGGGTTCCTCCGCATCCCGGACGGCGACGACCCACTGGACGCCTCCGCGGTCCACCCGGAGTCGTACCCGGTGGTCCGGCGCATCCTCGCCAGCACCGGCGGGGACATCGGCTCCCTGATCGGCAAGAGCGCGCTGCTGCGCGCGCTGAAGCCGACCGACTTCGTCGACGAGACATTCGGTCTGCCGACCGTCACCGACATCATCGGGGAGCTGGAGAAGCCGGGACGTGACCCACGCCCGGCCTTCCGTACCGCCACCTTCGCCGAGGGCGTCGAGAAGATCGGCGACCTGACCCCCGGCATGCTGCTGGAGGGCGTGGTCACCAACGTCGCCGCCTTCGGCGCCTTCGTCGACATCGGGGTGCACCAGGACGGACTGGTGCACGTGTCGGCGATGTCGAACACCTTCGTGAAGGACCCCCGGGACGTGGTGAAGTCGGGCGACGTGGTCCGGGTGAAGGTGCTGGACGTGGACGTACCACGCAAGCGGATCTCGCTCACCCTGCGGCTGGAGGACGAGGCGACCGCCGCTGCGCCGCGTACCGGCGGTGGCGACCGTCGGGAACGCCCGACGGGCGAGCGCCGGGACCGGGGCGGTGCCGACCGGGGTGGTGCCGACCGGGGTGGTTCCCGGGGCGGCGGTGGCCAGTCCCGGCAGGGTCGCGGCGGCGGCGGGGGCGGTGGCGGCGGTGGCAACTCCGCGCCGAGCGGTGCGATGGCCGACGCCCTGCGTCGCGCCGGGCTCGACAAGGGCCTCGGCGGCTCCGGCCGCTGA
- a CDS encoding deoxyguanosinetriphosphate triphosphohydrolase family protein, protein MESSADPRARRLFGGRANALGDLADSPFRADRDRIVSSPFLARLGGVTQVISPGGSGLLVHNRLTHSLKVAQVGRAVAERLVRDERYRDLLARLGGCDPDVVEAAALAHDLGHPPFGHLGEQVLDRIARQRLGLADGFEGNAQSYRIVTSTEIRGTATIGLDLTAAVRAAILKYPWTRSGYPDPHPRQFDPPPRGASAPPEDPTSGSAKFGAYSTEVEDLRQARAPFAGRIADWQQTVEASIMDTADDIAYAIHDVEDFHRVGVLRQGAVAAELLGWQREAAQFRSMTDATLEHGLRRPGASIERLRRQLHRKDAWISDDQAFGAAVEHVRRELVDGLLAAPFDGSIEAEQGVSRFSARWTRRLVDAITVVADPPVRSGHVVLARPQWHEVQVLKFVHHQFVLGRPDLALHQRGQARALETLVEALLDWILDPREEARLPRRLHDLIELAEAELHPRVPDRVAKARGRAIIDFVASLTDGQAVALLDALSGRSGQLWTDAFVL, encoded by the coding sequence ATGGAGTCTTCGGCGGATCCGCGGGCCCGACGGCTCTTCGGGGGCCGCGCCAACGCCCTCGGCGACCTTGCCGACAGTCCGTTCCGGGCCGACCGGGACCGGATCGTCAGCTCGCCGTTTCTCGCCCGGCTCGGTGGCGTCACCCAGGTGATCAGTCCGGGCGGCTCCGGGCTGCTGGTGCACAACCGGTTGACGCACAGCCTCAAGGTCGCCCAGGTGGGGCGGGCGGTCGCGGAGCGGCTGGTCCGCGACGAGCGCTACCGCGACCTGCTCGCCCGGCTCGGTGGATGCGACCCCGACGTGGTCGAGGCCGCGGCGCTCGCCCACGATCTGGGCCACCCGCCCTTCGGGCACCTGGGCGAGCAGGTGCTCGACCGGATCGCCCGGCAACGGCTCGGCCTGGCCGACGGGTTCGAGGGCAACGCGCAGTCGTACCGGATCGTGACCAGCACCGAGATCCGGGGCACGGCCACCATCGGCCTGGACCTCACCGCGGCCGTCCGGGCCGCCATCCTGAAATACCCGTGGACCCGGTCCGGCTACCCGGACCCGCATCCCCGGCAGTTCGACCCGCCGCCGCGCGGGGCCAGCGCGCCGCCGGAGGACCCGACCAGCGGTTCGGCCAAGTTCGGCGCGTACAGCACCGAGGTCGAGGACCTGCGGCAGGCTCGGGCGCCGTTCGCCGGACGGATCGCCGACTGGCAGCAGACCGTCGAGGCGTCGATCATGGACACCGCCGACGACATCGCGTACGCGATCCACGACGTGGAGGATTTCCACCGGGTGGGGGTGCTGCGCCAGGGCGCGGTCGCCGCCGAACTGCTCGGCTGGCAGCGGGAGGCGGCCCAGTTCCGGTCGATGACCGACGCGACCCTCGAGCACGGGCTGCGCCGGCCCGGCGCCTCGATCGAGCGGCTGCGCCGGCAACTGCACCGCAAGGACGCCTGGATCAGCGACGACCAGGCGTTCGGTGCCGCGGTCGAGCACGTACGGCGGGAACTGGTCGACGGTCTGCTCGCCGCGCCCTTCGACGGCTCGATCGAGGCCGAGCAGGGGGTGTCCCGGTTCTCCGCCCGGTGGACCCGGCGGCTGGTGGACGCGATCACGGTGGTGGCCGACCCACCGGTGCGTTCCGGCCACGTGGTGCTCGCCCGGCCGCAGTGGCACGAGGTGCAGGTGCTCAAGTTCGTCCACCACCAGTTCGTGCTCGGCCGGCCCGACCTCGCGCTGCACCAGCGCGGGCAGGCGCGGGCGCTGGAGACGCTGGTGGAGGCGTTGCTCGACTGGATCCTCGACCCTCGGGAGGAGGCCCGGCTGCCCCGCCGGCTGCACGACCTGATCGAACTCGCCGAGGCCGAACTGCATCCACGCGTGCCCGACCGGGTCGCCAAGGCCCGGGGCCGGGCGATCATCGACTTCGTCGCCTCGCTGACCGACGGGCAGGCGGTGGCGTTGCTCGACGCCCTGTCCGGCCGCTCCGGTCAGCTCTGGACCGACGCGTTCGTGCTCTGA
- a CDS encoding APC family permease, giving the protein MPTEPRIPGIPLRPGRLGTGRLALFAIAAAAPLTAVGGAVPIMYAVSGNAGAAFCFLVLTIVLAVFAVGYTSMSRYVPNPGAFSSYIAKGLGRAGAVAAAFVALLAYNAIQIGLYGLIGAILGEFVGEEFALELDWWIWALVAWAVVSVLGVLQRDLSGRVLVILLILELLVLAALVVLALDNPAGGRVSVTGLDPGSLSATGLGAVLALGAAAFVGVESAPAYRSQARNPRHTVARASHLAIVATGACYALSAWALTVATGPANTATVAAVAGPGLVADVLARHGGATLAVVAQALLATAVLAALLGGHNAVTRQLYGLGFERVLPGRLGRVGVRRGAPVAASLVQTGLALAVLVGFAAAGRDPVTELFTWLTAMGAVGVLLLLTLTSVAVLNFFNHRPEVVEARWRRLVAPTLATMGLSVVLVVLLADFGTLLAPGAPGYLRGLLPGLPGLVALAGLLWGLALRSSQPEVYARVGGGALEPVPAPHPVAVRRAGTPA; this is encoded by the coding sequence ATGCCAACCGAGCCGCGCATCCCCGGCATCCCGTTGCGCCCCGGTCGGCTGGGAACCGGGCGGCTGGCGCTCTTCGCCATCGCGGCCGCCGCGCCGCTGACGGCGGTCGGTGGTGCCGTCCCGATCATGTACGCGGTCAGCGGCAACGCCGGAGCTGCGTTCTGTTTCCTGGTGCTGACGATCGTGCTGGCCGTGTTCGCCGTCGGTTACACCAGCATGAGCCGGTACGTGCCGAACCCGGGTGCTTTCTCCTCGTATATCGCCAAGGGACTCGGCCGGGCCGGGGCGGTTGCCGCCGCCTTTGTCGCGTTGCTCGCGTACAACGCGATCCAGATCGGTCTGTACGGACTGATCGGCGCGATTCTCGGCGAGTTCGTCGGCGAGGAATTCGCGCTGGAACTCGACTGGTGGATCTGGGCGCTGGTCGCCTGGGCGGTGGTGAGCGTGCTCGGCGTACTCCAGCGGGATCTTTCCGGGCGGGTGCTCGTCATTCTGCTGATCCTGGAATTGCTCGTCCTGGCGGCGCTCGTGGTGCTGGCCCTGGACAATCCGGCCGGGGGCCGGGTCAGTGTGACCGGCCTCGACCCCGGCAGCCTCTCGGCGACCGGCCTCGGCGCGGTCCTGGCCCTGGGCGCCGCCGCGTTCGTCGGCGTCGAGTCCGCCCCGGCCTACCGTTCGCAGGCGCGGAACCCGCGCCACACCGTGGCCCGCGCCAGCCACCTGGCGATCGTCGCCACCGGCGCCTGCTACGCCCTCTCCGCCTGGGCGTTGACCGTCGCCACCGGACCGGCGAACACCGCCACCGTGGCCGCTGTCGCCGGCCCGGGGCTGGTCGCCGACGTCCTTGCCCGGCATGGCGGGGCGACCCTGGCGGTCGTCGCCCAGGCCCTGCTCGCCACCGCCGTACTGGCCGCGCTGCTCGGCGGGCACAACGCGGTGACCCGGCAGCTCTACGGGCTGGGCTTCGAACGGGTGCTCCCCGGTCGGCTGGGTCGGGTCGGGGTCCGCCGGGGCGCACCGGTCGCCGCCTCGCTGGTGCAGACCGGACTGGCGTTGGCGGTGCTGGTCGGCTTTGCCGCCGCCGGCCGCGACCCGGTCACCGAACTGTTCACCTGGCTCACCGCGATGGGCGCGGTCGGCGTACTGCTGCTGCTGACCCTGACCTCGGTGGCCGTGCTGAACTTCTTCAACCACCGACCGGAGGTGGTCGAGGCACGGTGGCGGCGGCTGGTCGCGCCGACGCTCGCCACCATGGGGCTGAGCGTCGTCCTGGTCGTCCTGCTGGCCGACTTCGGCACCCTGCTCGCCCCCGGCGCCCCCGGCTACCTGCGCGGGCTCCTGCCGGGACTGCCCGGTCTGGTCGCCCTGGCGGGCCTGCTCTGGGGACTTGCCCTCCGGTCGTCGCAGCCGGAGGTCTACGCCCGGGTCGGCGGCGGGGCCCTCGAACCGGTTCCGGCGCCGCACCCCGTCGCCGTTCGGCGGGCCGGCACACCGGCCTGA
- a CDS encoding response regulator transcription factor has translation MGARILVAEDDRKQANLVRIYLEREGHSVLLVGDGRAALDQVRARRPDLVVLDVMMPIVDGLDVCRVLRAESDLPILLLTARTTEDDILLGLDLGADDYLTKPYSPRELAARVRALLRRAGVVSAGNQAVLTVGELEIDAGRFEVRIAGRPITLTAKEFGILEVLASEPGRAFTRAQIIDRAFGFDHYVLERTVDVHVMNLRRKIEPDAADPRYVQTVFGRGYRLADAPTPPVPATSSL, from the coding sequence ATGGGCGCACGGATCCTGGTTGCCGAGGACGACCGTAAGCAGGCGAATCTGGTTCGGATCTACCTCGAACGGGAGGGCCACAGCGTCCTGCTGGTCGGTGACGGGCGGGCCGCGCTGGACCAGGTCCGCGCCCGTCGGCCCGATCTGGTGGTACTCGACGTGATGATGCCGATCGTCGACGGTCTCGACGTGTGTCGGGTCCTGCGGGCGGAGTCGGACCTGCCGATCCTGCTGCTCACCGCCCGTACCACCGAGGACGACATCCTGCTCGGGCTCGACCTCGGCGCGGACGACTACCTGACCAAGCCGTACAGCCCACGGGAGCTGGCCGCGCGGGTCCGGGCCCTGCTGCGCCGCGCCGGGGTGGTGAGCGCGGGCAACCAGGCGGTGCTCACCGTCGGCGAGTTGGAGATCGACGCGGGCCGGTTCGAGGTGCGGATCGCCGGTCGGCCGATCACCCTCACCGCGAAGGAGTTCGGCATCCTGGAGGTGCTGGCCAGCGAACCGGGGCGGGCGTTCACCCGGGCGCAGATCATCGACCGGGCCTTTGGTTTCGACCACTACGTGCTGGAACGCACGGTCGACGTACACGTGATGAACCTGCGCCGCAAGATCGAACCCGACGCGGCCGACCCCCGCTACGTGCAGACCGTCTTCGGTCGCGGCTACCGCCTGGCCGACGCCCCGACGCCGCCGGTCCCGGCGACCAGCTCGCTGTGA
- a CDS encoding putative bifunctional diguanylate cyclase/phosphodiesterase: MRRAIPYASAAREPTRAVRDSTRLARDSPAAALAVLGAGVVAAALYVADLADWLGTLLLTLVGAGTAVVLLVGPRWHRAAPRHPWHLLSASTALFLVGTLLRPWASERTGLSVLSADLFTVPGYLIMIIGFGGLLRARGGLQRHALIDGLIVGLGAAVVAVLLLAVPAASVQGRPAMVSALAGTYPIFDVVLLLLLVNLAFTTAARRPSFWLLVGTMTALLVGDLTYAIVGLVATLPGAPLLDLPFFLAFAMAGAAALHPSVVYLGRATPPPVQAWSWPRLLLICPALAAPFVLIALLHEPTLVERLVPAVAGAVMVALLLIRAVSAVQGYATAQRRYEHHATHDPLTGLPNRLALARKVSRLLAGTPAGRAGIWVFFLDLDGFKLVNDSWGHDTGDQLIVEVGRRLRALVPAAATVARVGGDEFVIVLGAAREEATALAERILASFAVPLQVRGVEVVVNTSVGLAGYKAGAPGGEPGRPGDEASPGGLPTAATAAQHAAAPVTAESLMRDADVAMYHAKAEGPGKWALFDTSMRDRVRDRVEIEFALRHALVKEQLHLVYQPIVELTGGRLVGAEALIRWDHPARGAVSPIDFISIAEDTGLIAEIGGWVLDESLRQFADWRSDGVVDDRFWLSVNVSPRQLRDPALPATLAEALRRYDLPAEVVVLEITESVMVDASVVTEEVLGGLRRMGVRVVVDDFGTGYSALGYLRRHPVTGVKIDRAFVDGLGGNSEDEEIVRAVVAMSSALRLSVVAEGVETPTQRQVLETLGVLYGQGRLWDGPVRPEVFAERWSGLAV; the protein is encoded by the coding sequence ATGCGACGCGCGATCCCGTACGCCAGCGCCGCCCGCGAACCGACGCGGGCGGTCCGGGACTCGACCCGGCTCGCCCGGGACTCGCCGGCCGCTGCGCTGGCCGTCCTCGGTGCCGGGGTTGTCGCCGCCGCGCTCTACGTCGCCGATCTCGCCGACTGGCTCGGTACGCTCCTGCTCACCCTCGTCGGGGCCGGTACCGCGGTGGTGTTGCTGGTCGGACCACGTTGGCACCGGGCCGCCCCCCGGCACCCCTGGCATCTGCTCAGCGCGTCCACCGCCCTTTTCCTGGTCGGCACCCTGCTCCGCCCCTGGGCGTCGGAGCGGACCGGGCTGTCGGTGCTGAGCGCCGACCTGTTCACGGTGCCCGGCTACCTCATCATGATCATCGGTTTCGGTGGGCTGCTGCGTGCCCGGGGTGGGCTGCAACGGCACGCCCTGATCGACGGCCTGATCGTCGGTCTCGGCGCGGCGGTCGTCGCCGTGCTGCTGCTGGCCGTACCGGCCGCCTCGGTCCAGGGCCGGCCGGCGATGGTCTCCGCGCTGGCCGGAACGTACCCGATCTTCGACGTGGTGCTGCTGCTCCTGCTGGTCAACCTCGCGTTCACCACCGCCGCCCGCCGACCCAGCTTCTGGCTGCTGGTCGGCACGATGACGGCGCTGCTGGTCGGCGACCTGACGTACGCGATCGTCGGGCTGGTCGCCACCCTGCCCGGGGCGCCCCTGCTCGACCTGCCCTTCTTCCTCGCCTTCGCGATGGCCGGTGCCGCCGCCCTGCACCCGTCCGTGGTGTACCTCGGCCGGGCCACGCCGCCGCCGGTGCAGGCCTGGTCCTGGCCGAGGTTGCTGCTGATCTGCCCCGCCCTGGCGGCGCCGTTCGTGCTGATCGCGTTGCTGCACGAGCCGACGTTGGTCGAGCGGCTGGTGCCGGCGGTGGCGGGGGCGGTGATGGTGGCGCTGCTGCTGATCCGGGCGGTGTCGGCGGTGCAGGGCTACGCCACCGCCCAGCGCCGGTACGAGCACCACGCCACCCACGACCCGTTGACCGGCCTGCCCAACCGGCTCGCACTCGCCCGGAAGGTCAGCCGGCTGCTTGCCGGGACCCCGGCCGGTCGGGCCGGGATCTGGGTGTTCTTCCTCGACCTGGACGGCTTCAAGCTGGTCAACGACTCGTGGGGCCACGACACCGGCGACCAGCTCATCGTCGAGGTGGGGCGGCGGCTGAGGGCGCTGGTGCCGGCGGCGGCGACCGTGGCCCGGGTCGGTGGGGACGAGTTCGTGATCGTGCTCGGTGCCGCCCGGGAGGAGGCGACGGCGCTCGCCGAACGGATCCTGGCCTCGTTCGCCGTGCCGTTGCAGGTACGCGGCGTCGAGGTGGTGGTGAACACGTCGGTCGGGCTGGCCGGCTACAAGGCGGGTGCGCCGGGTGGGGAGCCGGGCCGGCCGGGTGACGAGGCGAGCCCGGGTGGGCTGCCCACCGCGGCCACCGCCGCCCAGCACGCGGCGGCGCCGGTGACCGCCGAGTCGTTGATGCGGGACGCGGACGTGGCGATGTACCACGCGAAGGCCGAGGGGCCGGGCAAGTGGGCGTTGTTCGACACCTCCATGCGCGACCGCGTACGCGACCGGGTCGAAATCGAGTTCGCCCTGCGGCACGCCCTGGTCAAGGAGCAGCTCCACCTGGTCTACCAGCCGATCGTCGAGTTGACCGGCGGACGACTGGTCGGCGCGGAGGCGCTGATCCGGTGGGACCACCCGGCGCGGGGCGCCGTCTCCCCGATCGACTTCATCTCCATCGCCGAGGACACCGGCCTGATCGCCGAGATCGGCGGCTGGGTGCTCGACGAGTCGCTGCGGCAGTTCGCCGACTGGCGGTCCGACGGTGTGGTGGACGACCGCTTCTGGCTCTCGGTCAACGTCTCGCCCCGGCAGTTGCGCGACCCGGCCCTGCCGGCGACCCTGGCCGAGGCGCTGCGCCGCTACGACCTGCCGGCCGAGGTGGTGGTGCTGGAGATAACCGAGTCGGTGATGGTCGACGCCTCCGTCGTCACCGAAGAGGTCCTGGGCGGTCTGCGCCGGATGGGCGTACGGGTGGTGGTCGACGATTTCGGCACCGGCTACTCGGCCCTGGGATACCTGCGGCGCCACCCGGTCACCGGGGTCAAGATCGACCGGGCGTTTGTCGACGGACTCGGTGGCAACTCGGAGGACGAGGAGATCGTCCGGGCGGTGGTGGCGATGAGCAGCGCGCTGCGGTTGAGCGTGGTCGCCGAGGGGGTCGAGACGCCGACCCAGCGGCAGGTGCTGGAGACGCTCGGCGTGCTGTACGGCCAGGGCCGGCTCTGGGACGGGCCGGTACGTCCCGAGGTCTTCGCCGAGCGCTGGTCCGGCCTGGCCGTCTGA
- a CDS encoding GOLPH3/VPS74 family protein — protein sequence MNKFLGDTERLADELFLIGHDDYNGKPLAAANLLDSALAGAILAELALAGRITITRGDVFVADNRAWQDPVADRTLGEIVRQGDGHNARAWLEFIRPQVHEQVGLRLVSAGALRRHSRRTLTLRMTVRWPGRDPNRVAAPRVRLAAVLERSDQPLDIRDATLAALVRSSGLIRVFGLPEHAVAQRISAARRLLPPALADLLAAVDATVAAATLSIRR from the coding sequence ATGAACAAGTTCCTGGGCGATACCGAACGACTCGCCGATGAACTCTTCCTCATCGGACACGACGACTACAACGGCAAACCACTGGCTGCCGCGAACCTGCTCGACTCGGCGCTGGCCGGCGCGATCCTCGCCGAACTGGCCCTGGCCGGACGGATCACCATCACCCGGGGCGACGTCTTCGTCGCCGACAACCGGGCCTGGCAGGACCCGGTCGCCGACCGGACCCTCGGTGAGATCGTCCGCCAGGGCGACGGGCACAACGCCCGCGCCTGGCTGGAGTTCATCCGCCCCCAGGTGCACGAACAGGTCGGCCTGCGGCTGGTCAGCGCGGGCGCGCTGCGCCGGCACAGTCGGCGCACCCTGACCCTGCGGATGACCGTCCGCTGGCCCGGCCGGGACCCGAACCGGGTCGCCGCGCCCCGGGTGCGGCTCGCCGCCGTGCTGGAACGCTCCGACCAGCCGCTCGACATCCGAGACGCGACGCTCGCCGCACTGGTCCGCTCCAGCGGTCTGATCCGGGTCTTCGGCCTGCCCGAACACGCGGTGGCGCAGCGGATCTCGGCCGCCCGCCGGCTGCTGCCACCCGCCCTCGCCGACCTGCTCGCCGCGGTCGACGCGACGGTCGCCGCCGCCACCCTCAGCATCCGCCGCTGA
- a CDS encoding MBL fold metallo-hydrolase, with protein sequence MAALAAAAWAVRDIPVALGARATGDRAARLRASPQFEGDSFRNQASTRTMMAETGRNVLLQFLFGGHRRRPTEPVPLVDPGPAEPASAPADELGIVWYGHASVLVEIEGRRVLIDPMWSERCSPSRLVGPRRLHPPPVPLAELPPIDAILISHDHYDHLDLGTVRALLRDQSAPFLVPLGVGAHLARWGVPAERIVELDWTESVDLAGLRFTATAAQHFSGRAFTRNRTLWGSWVITGANRRVFYSGDSGYFSGYAEIGRRLGPFDVTLIQVGAYAPAWPEIHMFPEEAVTAHLDLRGGLLIPVHWATFNLAVHSWADPVDRLWREAKARDVRLAVPRPGERVVVDLPPPVDGWWQEIN encoded by the coding sequence CTGGCCGCCCTCGCCGCCGCAGCCTGGGCCGTCCGGGACATCCCGGTGGCGTTGGGTGCCCGTGCCACCGGCGACCGCGCCGCCCGGCTCCGGGCCTCACCGCAGTTCGAGGGCGACAGCTTCCGCAACCAGGCGAGCACCCGGACCATGATGGCCGAAACCGGCCGCAACGTCCTGCTCCAGTTCCTCTTCGGCGGGCACCGGCGTCGGCCCACCGAACCGGTCCCGCTGGTCGACCCCGGTCCGGCCGAGCCCGCCTCGGCTCCCGCCGACGAACTCGGCATCGTCTGGTACGGCCACGCCTCGGTGCTGGTGGAGATCGAGGGACGGCGGGTGCTGATCGACCCGATGTGGAGCGAACGGTGCTCCCCGTCCCGGCTGGTGGGGCCGCGTCGCCTGCACCCGCCCCCGGTGCCGCTGGCGGAACTGCCCCCGATCGATGCGATCCTCATCTCCCACGACCACTACGACCACCTGGACCTGGGCACCGTACGGGCGCTGCTGCGCGACCAGTCGGCGCCGTTCCTGGTCCCGCTCGGCGTCGGCGCCCACCTGGCCCGGTGGGGCGTACCGGCGGAGCGGATCGTCGAGCTGGACTGGACCGAGAGCGTGGACCTGGCCGGTCTGCGCTTCACCGCGACCGCCGCCCAGCACTTCTCCGGGCGGGCCTTCACCCGTAACCGCACCCTCTGGGGTTCGTGGGTGATCACCGGGGCGAACCGCCGGGTCTTCTATTCCGGCGACTCCGGCTACTTCTCCGGGTACGCCGAGATCGGCCGACGGCTCGGCCCGTTCGATGTCACGCTCATCCAGGTCGGCGCGTACGCCCCGGCCTGGCCCGAGATCCACATGTTCCCGGAGGAGGCGGTCACCGCCCACCTGGACCTGCGTGGTGGGTTGCTCATCCCGGTGCACTGGGCCACGTTCAACCTCGCCGTGCACTCCTGGGCGGACCCGGTGGACCGGTTGTGGCGGGAGGCGAAGGCCCGCGACGTCCGGCTGGCCGTACCCCGGCCCGGCGAACGGGTGGTCGTCGACCTGCCGCCGCCCGTCGACGGCTGGTGGCAGGAGATCAACTGA